A single genomic interval of Oryzias latipes chromosome 3, ASM223467v1 harbors:
- the LOC101170257 gene encoding haptoglobin, translating into METLHKKFCAALVFLAAWVCVAEGGTTLSANRLSSVRSRRMVGGTLAPHVPWQAMVYLSDSVVDGGYAGGALISDRWVLTAARNLFVRKSRKDIGGKAPLIPKVYLGISQKAELDTTKDVAVEKVVIHPSFQNLSDWDNDLALIKLKHPVIMSNRVTPIPLPERGQDVDRAAHGSGVIAGWGWGILLTPAASLKHLVFPLANHSDCKAEYEHDPFTPAVDENMFCTGATQFQENVCFGDAGGALAVLDSETGDVYAAGILSYDKPCNRHKYAVYMRVSSYLPWIHSVIRGDTGKSHALRYDTISTMYSWQP; encoded by the exons ATGGAAACTTTGCATAAGAA attttgtgCAGCATTAGTCTTCCTGGCTGCCTGGGTCTGTGTGGCCGAGGGGGGGACAACATTATCAG ccAACAGATTATCATCAGTTCGTTCCAGGCGAATGGTTGGGGGAACACTGGCCCCTCATGTACCATGGCAGGCCATGGTATATCTCTCTGACAGTGTGGTGGATGGAGGCTATGCAGGTGGTGCACTGATCTCTGACCGCTGGGTGCTGACGGCTGCCAGGAACCTCTTTGTAAGGAAAAGTCGAAAGGACATTGGAGGAAAGGCCCCCCTCATCCCCAAAGTGTACCTGGGAATCTCCCAGAAAGCAGAACTCGATACCACCAAAGATGTTGCTGTGGAGAAG GTGGTCATCCATCCTAGCTTCCAGAATCTGTCTGACTGGGACAACGACCTGGCTCTTATCAAACTCAAACACCCTGTGATCATGAGCAACAGGGTTACCCCCATCCCTCTGCCAGAGAGGGGTCAGGATGTGGACAGGGCTGCACATGGGTCAGGGGTCATCGCAGGCTGGGGCTGGGGGATTCTCCTTACCCCTGCAGCATCCCTTAAACACCTAGTGTTCCCTCTGGCTAATCACTCAGACTGTAAGGCGGAATATGAGCACGATCCTTTTACGCCGGCAGTGGATGAGAACATGTTCTGCACTGGAGCCACGCAGTTTcaggaaaatgtttgttttggtgaCGCAGGAGGTGCTCTGGCTGTTCTGGACTCTGAAACTGGAGATGTGTATGCTGCTGGAATCCTGTCGTATGACAAACCCTGCAACAGGCACAAATACGCAGTCTACATGAGGGTTTCCTCGTATTTACCCTGGATTCACAGTGTAATCAGGGGAGATACGGGCAAATCGCACGCTCTGCGCTATGACACAATATCAACAATGTACTCATGGCAACCATAG
- the LOC101168355 gene encoding trace amine-associated receptor 13c-like: MAALCPNVSVFGSTTGLLITTDHPFNLTAGVDGEGWSLPPLCTPCCCGVLNRTLAVAFMVLLAFAIVVGNVVTLTVFVQTRQSRTPQGYLKVSLAIADMMVGVLVVPFSVYTEISLMVTSAPPLWYHGNPTSPAALSSLGGPVGPWQPCMLIGPVFAGCTFVSISTIFLMTLERSVAILWPLHKDALVTRRRTLLLILLSWAASFLLALAPLIFSGNFTLEYNECSRMCNYSPLLFGGRLPPDANILLVFPAFDFTLLGGTLAVNIVSFTSIRLYTRKRKLLSEGSLSDAGGGGGGCLHRPSFSDIKAAKTIGILTFAFTASFSPIAVFVLGNVVGNTWCNFSFFAFWILTGNSCCNVIIYSVRDHRFRKGVTLLFQRERSPPHAEKT; encoded by the exons ATGGCTGCCCTGTGTCCCAATGTCAGCGTCTTCGGGAGCACCACAGGTCTGTTGATCACCACCGACCATCCCTTCAACCTGACCGCAGGTGTTGATGGGGAGGGGTGGTCGCTGCCCCCCCTCTGCACCCCCTGCTGCTGTGGCGTCCTCAACCGCACCCTGGCTGTGGCCTTCATGGTCCTCCTGGCGTTTGCCATCGTGGTTGGAAACGTGGTCACACTCACGGTCTTTGTGCAAACCAGGCAGTCGAGAACACCACAGGGATATTTGAAAG TTTCTCTGGCCATAGCCGACATGATGGTGGGTGTCCTCGTGGTTCCATTCTCTGTCTACACGGAGATCTCTCTGATGGTGACCAGCGCTCCTCCCCTCTGGTACCACGGCAATCCTACTTCTCCGGCTGCTCTCTCCTCGCTCGGTGGGCCGGTGGGCCCCTGGCAGCCCTGCATGCTGATTGGCCCCGTGTTTGCCGGCTGCACCTTTGTCTCCATCAGCACCATCTTCCTGATGACCCTGGAGCGCAGCGTGGCCATTCTGTGGCCGCTCCACAAGGACGCGTTGGTGACCCGCAGACGAACgctgctcctcatcctcctctcgtGGGCTGCCAGCTTCCTGTTGGCTCTTGCTCCTCTCATCTTCAGTGGAAACTTCACTCTGGAGTACAATGAATGCAGTCGTATGTGCAACTACAGCCCACTCCTGTTTGGGGGCCGCCTGCCCCCCGACGCCAACATCCTCCTCGTCTTCCCTGCGTTTGACTTCACCCTCCTGGGGGGCACGTTAGCAGTTAACATTGTGTCCTTCACCAGCATTCGGCTGTACACGAGAAAGCGCAAACTGCTCTCAGAAGGAAGTCTGAGTGACGCTGGGGGAGGAGGGGGCGGCTGCCTTCACAGGCCTTCCTTTTCGGACATCAAGGCTGCAAAGACAATCGGCATCTTGACATTCGCCTTCACGGCGTCCTTCTCTCCCATCGCGGTGTTCGTGCTGGGAAACGTGGTGGGAAACACCTGGTGTAACTTCTCCTTCTTTGCCTTCTGGATTCTGACGGGAAACAGTTGCTGTAATGTCATCATCTACAGTGTTCGAGATCACCGCTTCAGGAAAGGCGTGACCCTGCTCTTTCAAAGGGAACGCTCCCCTCCTCACGCTGAGAAGACCTGA